Part of the Zerene cesonia ecotype Mississippi chromosome 3, Zerene_cesonia_1.1, whole genome shotgun sequence genome is shown below.
CTAAACACAAAGTTTATTATTCTGAACCGCAACCTTATTACCAATTCATTAAGCCACacctgtatattaaataaattattgttacttaCAGCATTGATCAGTGGGTACACACACACCCTCATCATTTCTCATATAGTCAGGGTCACACACACATGCAGGGTCGTAGCAACCAGCGGCTATAGAAGGACATGGCGGAGGATTTTTCAGATCCTTGCAATTCTTCCAGCATACTTCCAGAGCACATTCGATGTAATGTTCATTTTTGGGGCATTCTGCGAAATTAAGTTTATGATGAATTATACACAAATAGTCGCTGTGTTCGAAAGaaagttaatatataacatgaaaccattaaaagttatacacgttttcttaaataagcgcttgtatatattttttttaatttaatcagcATTTTAAGATACGGTCATAAACTGCGGTTATACTAACtaacaaactttttaaattattatccttCTTCTTCCTTCTTATGAAcaactagtaaaatataaggcATGTTgccttatattttactagtttTTCGCagcggtacatatatagcctactagctgcgtcccgcggtttcacccgcgtaagtccgtatcccgtaggaatatcgggatagaaagttgcctatatgtcattccagttgtccagctgtctacgtaccaaatttcattgcgatgggttcagtagtttttgcgtgaaagagcgacaaacgcacacacatccttacaaactttcgcatttataatattagtaggaagtaggatgccactcagtgaagttgcagctttctaacggtgaaataatttttgaaatcacgtatttttatgtcaaaatagTACACACACACTTAGGTACAAATCTAtcctctttgtaatattagtttagacaTAGATCATGTTCAAATACTTGTAgaaaattgtaatgaaattaacaATCATCATtttcagcccatatatgttcacactgctgggacacaggcctcctatgagggttcaggccataatctaccacgctggccaagtgcggatgggcagatgtcacatgtcgtcgaattttgattcttgggcgtgccggtttcctcacgatgttttccttcaccgtttatgcaatggtgatgttatccacatttgcagataaatttaaaaatcgatttatttcctacacgctcaccccggtctcgaaccccgtcttattgattttaaactcCAAAGTCCAACCACTGAGCCACAACTgctttaattaacaataattctcACTATTCTTTCTCTAACTACTAACTACTATACTAACTAACTGCTTAAACTACTTATACTAACGCGCTATGATACTAGTAACGAATTGATTTGTTGTATAACCTACTTACCCCACGGTGTTTTATCAATCTTCAAAGCATACGAAACAacgaaacacaaaaacaaaacgggtaatgtttttaaagacATGTTGTATCTAATTTAGTTCTCGACACACTGGTTTCGTTTTTCCTGatgatgtatttatgtacaata
Proteins encoded:
- the LOC119838242 gene encoding venom peptide CtAPI-like, with product MSLKTLPVLFLCFVVSYALKIDKTPWECPKNEHYIECALEVCWKNCKDLKNPPPCPSIAAGCYDPACVCDPDYMRNDEGVCVPTDQCS